A region from the Xenopus laevis strain J_2021 chromosome 4S, Xenopus_laevis_v10.1, whole genome shotgun sequence genome encodes:
- the LOC108715356 gene encoding cerebellin-1, whose translation MWGVELLLGVLYLLGLTCGQNETEPILLEGKCLVVCDSNPMSDPTGTALGISVRSGSAKVAFSAIRSTHHEPSEMSNRTMIIYFDQTLVNIGSSFDSERSTFTSPRKGIYSFNFHVVKVYNRQTIQVSLMLNGWPVISAFAGDQDVTREAASNGVLIQMEKGDRAYLKLEKGNLMGGWKFSTFSGFLVFPL comes from the exons ATGTGGGGTGTGGAGCTGCTCCTTGGGGTCCTGTACCTACTTGGGCTCACGTGTGGCCAGAACGAAACGGAACCGATCCTGCTGGAGGGCAAGTGTCTTGTGGTTTGTGACTCCAACCCGATGTCAGACCCCACTGGCACAGCGCTGGGCATTTCAGTTCGCTCGGGCAGTGCCAAGGTGGCATTTTCTGCTATTAGAAGCACCCATCACGAGCCCTCGGAGATGAGTAACCGGACCATGATTATCTACTTCGACCAG ACCTTGGTCAATATTGGAAGCAGTTTTGACTCAGAACGAAGCACTTTTACATCACCCAGAAAGGGGATTTACAGTTTTAATTTCCACGTGGTGAAAGTATATAACCGACAAACCATTCAG GTTAGTTTAATGTTAAATGGTTGGCCTGTGATTTCAGCTTTTGCTGGGGACCAGGATGTGACAAGAGAGGCAGCCAGCAATGGAGTTCTTATTCAAATGGAGAAGGGGGACAGAGCTTACCTAAAACTTGAGAAAGGAAATTTAATGGGTGGTTGGAagttttccaccttttctggatttCTCGTGTTCCCTCTTTAA